One Oncorhynchus keta strain PuntledgeMale-10-30-2019 chromosome 11, Oket_V2, whole genome shotgun sequence DNA window includes the following coding sequences:
- the LOC118390197 gene encoding cohesin subunit SA-2-like: MIAAQELHTEFQFPQEADTQLSSDTDLEDPDVKNAKLGKGKVGKKGKKAPGEKGKGGAAKGAGLGRVNGHHQENGMENMTLFEVVKMGKSATQSVVDDWIESYKNDRDIALLDLINFFIQCSGCKGAVSAEMFRHMQNSEIIRKMTEEFDEDSGDYPLTMAGPLWKKFKSSFCEFIGVLVRQCQYSIIYDEYMMDTVISLLTGLSDSQVRAFRHTSTLAAMKLMTALVNVALNLSINMDNTQRQYEAERNKVMAKRANDRLELLLQKRKELQENQDEIENMMNAIFKGVFVHRYRDAIAEIRAICIEEIGVWMKMYSDAFLNDSYLKYVGWTMHDKQGEVRLKCLTALQGLYYNRELNTRLELFTSRFKDRIVSMTLDKEYDVAVQAIKLLTLVLHSSDEVLTAEDCESVYHLVYSAHRPVAVAAGEFLYKKLFSHRGPEEEGMPRRGRQSVNGNLIKTTVFFFLESELHEHGAYLVDSLWECAGELLKDWESMISLLLDEPMPGEEALTDHQETALIEIMLCAIRQACECHPPVGRGTGKRVLTAKEKKAQLDDRTRITEIFAVALPLLLAKYSVDAEKVTNLLQLPQFFDLEIYTTGRLEKHLESLLRQIREVVEKHTETDVLEACSMTYHALCNEEFTIFNRVDIARSQLLDELVDKFNRLLEDFLQEGEEPDEDDAYQVLSTLKRITAFHNAHDLSKWDLFTSNYKLLNTGLQNGDMPEQIVIHAMQCTHYVILWHLAKVSGGSSTKADMVTLRKQMRGFCLMCQSYLTSVNTTVKEQAFTILCDALMIFSHQIVSSSREQLEALIYTPDSSLQAELLNFILDHVFIDQDDDNNSTDGQHDDEASKIEALHKRRNLLAAYCKLIIYNVVEMNTGADIFKQYMRYYNDYGDIIKETMSKTRQIDKIQCAKTLILSLQQLFNEMLSDLGCNFDRSSSSFCGIKELARRFSLTFGLDQLKTREAIAMLHKDGIEFAFKEPSPQGEGNPPLNLAFLDILSEFSSKLLRQDKKTVHLYLERFMTFQMALQREDCWLPLISYRNSLQAGGDDDTMSVISGYSSRGSSIRSKKAKPASTGKRKLPEEESSSCSTDAVWMNREQNVQTPVMMPSPHLSSTVLRDPKKMRPEESYMGVYSITSEQQQQPLPPQQQHHQTPMDYNTQVTWMLAQRQQAEARQQQERASMQYAKMRSHMQHAIRRSSGLMEDDEEPIVEDVMMSSEDRLEDLNEGMDFDTMDIDLPPSKNRRERSELKPDYFDPSSIMDDSVLNVSMF; the protein is encoded by the exons TCTGTCGTTGATGACTGGATTGAGTCTTACAAGAACGATCGAGACATTGCACTCCTGGACTTGATCAACTTCTTCATCCAGTGCTCCGGCTGTAAAG GTGCTGTCAGTGCAGAGATGTTCAGGCACATGCAAAACTCTGAAATAATCAGGAAGATGACTGAGGAGTTTGACGAG GACAGCGGGGACTACCCGTTAACCATGGCAGGGCCACTGTGGAAGAAGTTCAAGTCGAGCTTCTGTGAGTTTATCGGGGTGCTGGTGCGGCAGTGTCAGTACAGCATCATCTATGATGAGTACATGATGGACACGGTTATCTCGCTGCTCACGGGCCTGTCTGACTCACAGGTCCGAGCCTTCAGACACACCAGCACCCTGGCAG CCATGAAGTTGATGACCGCCTTGGTGAACGTGGCTCTGAACCTGAGCATCAACATGGACAACACTCAGAGGCAGTACGAGGCAGAGAGGAACAAGGTCATGGCCAAGAGGGCCAATGATAGGCTGGAGCTCCTTTTACAGAAGCGTAAAGAG CTTCAAGAAAATCAAGACGAAATTGAAAACATGATGAATGCGATTTTCAAAGGAGTGTTTGTTCACAGATATCG TGATGCCATAGCTGAAATCCGTGCAATTTGCATTGAGGAGATTGGGGTATGGATGAAGATGTACAGCGATGCTTTTCTCAATGACAGTTATCTGAAGTATGTCGGATGGACCATGCATGACAAG CAAGGTGAAGTGCGTCTCAAGTGTCTGACTGCGCTCCAGGGCCTGTACTATAACCGGGAGCTCAACACTCGACTGGAGCTTTTCACCAGCCGCTTCAAG GACCGCATTGTGTCGATGACTCTGGATAAGGAGTATGATGTTGCAGTGCAAGCCATAAAACTTCTGACTCTTGTCTTGCA TAGCAGTGATGAGGTCCTGACAGCAGAGGACTGTGAGAGTGTCTACCATCTGGTCTACTCTGCTCATCGACCTGTGGCTGTGGCTGCAGGAGAGTTCCTCTATAAGAA GCTTTTCAGCCATCGAGGTCCAGAGGAGGAAGGGATGCCCAGGAGGGGCAGGCAGAGCGTCAATGGGAACCTCATCAAGACCACCGTCTTCTTCTTCCTGGAGAGTGAG CTCCATGAGCACGGGGCCTACCTGGTGGACAGTCTCTGGGAGTGTGCAGGGGAGCTGCTAAAAGACTGGGAGAGCATGATCAGCCTGCTGCTGGATGAGCCCATGCCAGGGGAGGAGG CCCTGACTGACCACCAGGAGACTGCTCTGATAGAGATCATGCTGTGTGCCATCCGCCAGGCCTGTGAGTGCCACCCTCCAGTGGGCAGAGGCACAGGGAAGAGG GTCTTGACAGCGAAGGAGAAGAAAGCCCAGCTGGATGACCGGACGAGAATCACTGAGATTTTCGCTGTGGCGTTGCCTCTGTTGTTGGCTAAG TACTCTGTTGATGCTGAGAAGGTGACCAACTTACTGCAGCTGCCGCAGTTCTTTGACCTGGAAATCTACACCACTGGTCGATTGGAAAAG CACTTGGAGTCTTTGCTGCGTCAGATCAGGGAGGTGGTGGAGAAGCACACAGAGACTGATGTGCTGGAGGCGTGCTCCATGACCTACCACGCTCTCTGCAACGAGGAGTTCACCATCTTCAACAGGGTGGACATTGCCAGGTCCCAGCTACTGGACGAGCTGGTGGACAAGTTCAACAGACTCCTTGAGGACTTCCTACAAGAG GGTGAGGAACCAGATGAGGATGATGCCTACCAGGTCCTGTCCACACTGAAGAGGATCACTGCGTTTCACAA tGCACATGACCTCTCTAAATGGGACCTGTTCACCAGCAACTATAAGCTATTAAACACAGGACTTCAGAATGGTGATATGCCTGAGCAG ATTGTCATTCATGCGATGCAGTGCACACACTATGTCATCCTGTGGCACCTAGCCAAGGTTTCCGGGGGCAGCTCCACAAAG GCGGACATGGTGACCCTGAGGAAGCAGATGAGGGGTTTCTGTCTGATGTGCCAGAGCTACCtcaccagtgtcaacaccaccgTCAAAGAGCAG GCCTTCACCATCCTGTGTGACGCCCTGATGATCTTCAGCCACCAGATTGTGTCGTCGAGCCGGGAGCAGCTGGAGGCTCTGATCTACACGCCAGACTCCTCCCTGCAGGCTGAGCTGCTCAACTTCATCCTGGACCACGTCTTCATCGACCAGGACGACGACAACAACAGCACAG ATGGGCAGCATGATGATGAAGCCAGTAAAATCGAGGCTTTACACAAGAGGCGGAACCTGCTGGCAGCGTACTGCAAACTGATAATTTACAATGTAGTGGAGATGAACACTGGAGCTGATATCTTCAAGCAGTACATGAGG TACTACAACGACTATGGAGATATCATCAAGGAAACGATGAGTAAAACAAGACAAATTGACAAGATCCAGTGTGCCAAGACCCTCATTCTGAGTTTGCAGCAG CTTTTCAATGAGATGTTATCTGACCTCGGCTGCAACTTTGACCGCTCATCGTCGTCCTTCTGCGGCATTAAAGAACTGGCCCGACGTTTCTCGTTGACCTTTGGCCTGGATCAGCTGAAGACCAGAGAGGCTATCGCCATGTTACACAA GGATGGAATCGAGTTTGCCTTCAAGGAGCCCAGTCCCCAGGGAGAGGGAAACCCTCCTCTCAACCTAGCCTTCCTGGACATTCTCAGCGAGTTCTCCTCTAAACTGCTGCGTCAGGACAAGAAGACTGT TCACCTCTACCTGGAGCGGTTTATGACCTTCCAGATGGCCTTGCAGCGAGAGGACTGCTGGCTGCCCCTCATCTCCTACAGGAACTCCCTGCAGGCCGGAGGGGACGACGACACCATGTCCGTCATCAGCGGCTACAGCAGCCGAGGTTCCAGCATCAGGAGCAAGAAGGCTAAGCCAGCCAGCACCGGGAAGAGGAAACTGCCTGAAG AGGAGAGTAGCAGCTGCAGCACAGACGCTGTGTGGATGAACCGGGAGCAGAATGTGCAAACGCCAGTGATGATGCCCTCGCCGCATCTCAGCTCCACTGTGCTGAGGGACCCCAAGAAAATGAGGCCGGAGGAGAGTTACATGGGCGTCTACAGCATAACATCCGAGCAGCAGCAACAACCGCTGCCCCCCCAGCAGCAGCACCATCAGACCCCCATGGACTACAA TACCCAGGTGACCTGGATGCTAGCCCAGAGACAGCAGGCAGAGGCCCGGCAGCAGCAGGAGCGAGCCAGCATGCAGTATGCCAAGATGAGAAGCCACATGCAGCATGCAAT CCGCCGCAGTTCAGGACTCATGGAGGACGATGAGGAGCCAATAGTAGAAGATGTAATGATGTCATCAGAGGACCGTTTGGAAGATCTCAACGAGGGCATGGATTTCGACACTATGGATATTGATCTG CCACCATCGAAAAATCGTAGAGAGAGATCGGAGCTGAAGCCTGACTACTTTGACCCTTCTTCCATCATGGATGATTCG GTCCTCAATGTTTCAATGTTCTAA